The following are from one region of the Ischnura elegans chromosome X, ioIscEleg1.1, whole genome shotgun sequence genome:
- the LOC124170790 gene encoding ceramide phosphoethanolamine synthase-like, translating into MALNIRESRWLQLTAALILIYFFVMDVSLYNRLQSFTFSSNKATESPNGEYHLSPISQIAMKTLLLDPPNHYIHVPLAVMFIEATNFSNVFPSITPNMISVSHVFVAACGMTLVWSDRLAVRQAGVLLFEVRSYLDALDGAVARSRARHNMIHLDIGSAGFFVDGICDTFGSIALYVGILVYLTSNLPSLGSRTKGGYSAVPLLLLPFSHPSKDSQERGGDGAPGVLPHAVNLIHKKRVVFMIICSALQMTLGSLFWNRTLDAYHSLLEIEPLTEGQRALQIEIFKSQSLWIIIWCWRLCNPHALLEMILISIFIDRLWEFLRWSQFYGFLVILSVTAVTQIHINHVTNLMALAALNGY; encoded by the exons ATGGCCTTAAATATAAGGGAAAGCAGATGGCTACAGCTGACTGCAGCgctaattctaatttattttttcgtcatGGATGTTTCACTCTATAATCGACTCCAG AGTTTTACCTTCTCTTCGAATAAGGCGACAGAGTCACCAAATGGAGAATACCACCTGTCACCTATATCTCAAATTGCCATGAAGACGTTGCTACTAGATCCCCCGAATCATTACATTCATGTGCCATTGGCTGTGATGTTCATTGAG GCGACGAACTTCAGCAACGTGTTCCCATCCATCACTCCCAACATGATCAGCGTGAGCCACGTGTTCGTGGCCGCGTGTGGTATGACACTGGTTTGGAGCGACCGCCTAGCAGTACGCCAGGCGGGGGTCCTTCTCTTTGAGGTGCGCTCATACCTGGACGCCCTGGACGGTGCAGTCGCGAGGTCACGAGCACGACACAACATGATCCACCTGGACATCGGGTCAGCGGGCTTCTTCGTCGACGGCATCTGCGACACCTTCGGCTCCATCGCCCTCTACGTTGGCATTTTGGTGTACCTCACGTCCAACCTGCCATCTCTCGGCAGTCGGACGAAGGGAGGCTACTCGGCGGTCCCGCTTCTGCTGCTCCCGTTCTCGCACCCTTCGAAGGACTCCCAAGAACGTGGTGGGGACGGAGCTCCCGGGGTCCTTCCGCACGCGGTCAACCTTATCCATAAGAAGAGAGTGGTGTTCATGATCATTTGCTCAGCCCTGCAGATGACGCTGGGGTCCTTGTTCTGGAACCGCACCCTCGATGCATACCATTCGCTCCTGGAAATTGAGCCGTTGACGGAAGGACAAAGG GCGCTTCAGATTGAAATCTTCAAGTCCCAATCACTTTGGATAATTATATGGTGCTGGAGATTGTGCAACCCTCATGCATTGTTAGAAATGATCCTCATTTCTATCTTCATCGACAGACTTTGG gAATTCCTCCGATGGAGCCAATTCTATGGTTTCCTGGTGATTCTAAGTGTGACAGCTGTGACGCAGATACATATTAACCACGTGACGAATCTTATGGCTTTGGCAGCCTTAAATGGCTATTGA
- the LOC124171088 gene encoding pumilio homolog 3, whose amino-acid sequence MGKRKAEESTQYDVIEKEEVSEKKGKHKDGIKKKKFSDSRKQEAASQDDPEETSPQHGIKRKTFEKTGNKPSIAKKPDWGKLKEKKKVLKVERKKKKSMFELGVKAKQLWEQLRRKNCSKEKSMELVKELHSLLVGNYAKAVFSHDVGRVVQWLLKMGTQQIHEEIAMELKGHLVEMAQSKYGSFCVKQLLKRGSKEIKNAVITSCLGNVVKLMSHRISSPLLSSIYSTYANSLQKCHLRQEFYCDIYRVMKNDEVKSLKLALEVSKEMKEAILGTTKGNLLKVINKELVESQLVNTVLGEYISLCSEADRSEIISTISSFLPLLTQTKEGAKVGMMCLWHGTQKDRKVVVKSLKGSVSQVALCEHGYLVLLSLFDCVDDTVLVKKALISELLGNILEIAKHKSGRHVFLYLVAPRDPSYFHPHVVEMLKLGDNNAHSKKATDVRRAELLNAVSEPLLESIAKNVEEWFSDNSVGMVALAVLKAGKGAKLKDAFEALALHLCKESEDDEESTNPLEDPGLHLILKKLILYDKTRHEENSEEVLFGEIFLSTLDEDSLARVISSNRGCFILVKLLEIDIPNISKMLKKKLKGNLSDELAKLESKGGEVLRDKLKG is encoded by the exons ATGGGGAAAAGAAAAGCTGAAGAGTCAACGCAGTACGACGTTATTGAAAAGGAGGAAGTTagtgaaaagaaaggaaaacataAGGATGGTATTAAGAAGAAGAAGTTTTCTGATTCACGCAAACAAGAAGCCGCTAGCCAGGATGATCCGGAGGAGACGTCGCCACAGCATGGAATAAAGAGGAAGACTTTCGAAAAGACGGGGAATAAGCCAA GCATTGCCAAGAAGCCGGATTGGGGGAAActgaaagaaaagaagaaggtTTTGAAGGtagaaaggaaaaagaagaaatctatGTTTGAACTTGGTGTGAAGGCCAAGCAACTTTGGGAGCAACTGCGAAGGAAAAATTGCTCCAAAGAGAAAAGCATGGAACTGGTGAAAGAGCTGCATAGTTTGCTTGTCGGAAATTATGCTAAG GCTGTGTTTTCTCATGATGTTGGCCGTGTGGTGCAATGGCTGCTTAAGATGGGTACCCAACAAATACATGAAGAGATAGCAATGGAGCTGAAAGGGCATTTGGTGGAAATGGCCCAGTCCAAGTATGGAAGTTTTTGTGTGAAGCAGTTGTTGAAAAGAGGGTCCAAGGAAATAAAGAATGCCGTTATAACATCGTGTTTAGGCAATGTTGTTAAGCTAATGAGTCACAGG ATTTCTTCTCCACTCCTGTCCAGCATATACTCAACTTATGCTAACAGCTTACAGAAGTGTCATTTAAGGCAGGAATTCTATTGTGATATCTATAGAGTAATGAAAAATGATGAGGTGAAGAGTTTGAAGCTGGCGTTGGAGGTGTCTAAGGAGATGAAAGAGGCAATTTTGGGGACGACCAAAGGCAACTTGCTGAAAGTCATCAACAA gGAGTTGGTGGAGTCTCAGCTGGTGAACACTGTCTTGGGAGAGTATATTTCTCTCTGTAGTGAGGCGGATAGGTCAGAAATAATATCTACCATAAGTAGTTTTCTCCCTCTGTTAACTCAAACTAAGGAGGGCGCAAAAGTTGGAATGATGTGTCTTTGGCATGGTACCCAAAAG GACAGAAAAGTTGTCGTCAAAAGTCTTAAAGGATCTGTGTCACAAGTGGCCCTCTGTGAGCATGGCTACCTGGTACTACTTAGTTTATTTGACTGTGTAGATGATACTGTTCTAGTAAAGAAG GCATTGATATCAGAATTGCTTGGAAATATTCTGGAAATTGCCAAGCACAAAAGTGGGAGGCATGTGTTTTTATACCTGGTTGCTCCAAGAGACCCATCATATTTTCACCCTCATGTTGTGGAAATGTTGAAATTAGGAGATAATAATGCTCACAG TAAGAAGGCAACAGATGTCAGAAGAGCAGAGCTCCTGAATGCTGTCTCTGAACCATTGCTAGAATCTATAGCTAAAAATGTAGAAGAATGGTTCAGTGATAATTCCGTTGGGATGGTGGCTTTGGCTGTACTGAAAGCTGGGAAAG GTGCAAAGTTAAAGGATGCATTTGAAGCTTTGGCTCTCCACTTGTGTAAAGAGAGTGAGGATGACGAGGAGAGTACAAATCCGTTGGAAGACCCAGGTCTACATTTGATTCTGAAGAAATTGATCCTCTATGACAAAACAAGGCATGAGGAAAATAGTGAAGAAG TTCTCTTCGGTGAAATTTTTCTGTCGACACTTGATGAAGATTCCTTGGCACGGGTGATTTCAAGTAATCGAGGATGCTTCATTTTGGTTAA aCTGTTGGAAATTGACATCCCAAACATTTCAAAAATGTTGAAGAAGAAGTTAAAGGGAAATTTAAGTGATGAATTAGCTAAACTGGAATCCAAAGGTGGTGAAGTATTGAGGGACAAATTAAAAGGGTGA